A single Brachybacterium sillae DNA region contains:
- a CDS encoding glycerate kinase, translating to MSVLTLGLIVVILMVVALGAAVSSVQLDRHELQDAADGAALAASQGIDESGLYEPDRDRTGIPLSEGEMRRAARSYLDAYPFESPRLRDVTLVDVTRQPGGEVTIRLAARTDPALIGWLTRGADRPVPSRPPAPAGPGESFGPAPLRHDGVMSDVLVAPDKFKGTLTAVQVAEALTCGLHRARPELSVRSLPIADGGDGTVDAFCAAGWTPQQVTVSGPLGDPVTARLARRGDRAVVELAMTSGITLLPAGELHGERAGTRGLGEAILAARHLGARRLLIGVGGSASTDGGAGMLQALGARLLDADGRDIGPGARGLADLDRVDLEPARRALDGLELQVACDVTNPLLGSEGAAAVFGPQKGLTGPALEAADRALARFAYLLDPTGALAARPGAGAAGGTGFALQALGAEHVPGADAVLTVLAADAALDDSRAVVIGEGRLDEQTLQGKGPGEVARRARARGLTVLAVAGAVALDEDTLRRAGIDRTWDLTALGGSVEAAMTRGADLLTLAGEQMARALA from the coding sequence ATGAGTGTCCTCACCCTGGGACTGATCGTCGTCATCCTCATGGTCGTGGCGCTCGGAGCGGCGGTCTCCTCCGTCCAGCTGGATCGTCACGAGCTGCAGGACGCCGCTGACGGTGCCGCGCTCGCCGCCTCCCAGGGCATCGATGAGAGCGGGCTGTACGAACCGGATCGCGATCGCACGGGGATCCCGCTGTCCGAGGGCGAGATGCGACGGGCCGCGCGCAGCTATCTGGATGCGTACCCCTTCGAGAGCCCCCGATTGCGGGATGTCACCCTGGTGGACGTGACCCGGCAACCGGGCGGTGAGGTCACGATCCGGCTGGCGGCCCGGACCGACCCGGCGCTCATCGGTTGGTTGACCCGCGGCGCCGACCGTCCCGTCCCCTCGAGACCACCAGCACCGGCCGGGCCCGGTGAGTCGTTCGGCCCGGCGCCGCTCCGGCACGATGGGGTGATGAGCGACGTCCTCGTGGCCCCCGACAAGTTCAAGGGCACTCTCACCGCTGTGCAGGTCGCAGAGGCCCTCACCTGCGGGCTGCACCGCGCGCGCCCGGAGCTCTCCGTGCGCTCCCTGCCGATCGCCGATGGCGGTGATGGCACTGTCGATGCGTTCTGCGCCGCCGGGTGGACACCCCAACAGGTCACCGTCAGCGGTCCGCTCGGCGACCCCGTCACCGCCCGCCTCGCGCGGCGCGGCGACCGCGCGGTCGTCGAGCTCGCCATGACCAGCGGTATCACCCTGCTGCCCGCGGGTGAGCTGCACGGGGAGCGCGCCGGAACCCGGGGCCTGGGGGAGGCGATCCTCGCCGCCCGCCATCTCGGCGCCCGACGGCTCCTCATCGGCGTCGGTGGCAGCGCGAGCACCGACGGCGGCGCCGGGATGCTGCAGGCCCTCGGCGCCCGGCTGCTCGACGCCGACGGTCGCGACATCGGTCCCGGCGCCCGCGGCCTCGCCGACCTGGACCGTGTCGACCTCGAGCCCGCCCGCCGGGCACTCGACGGCCTCGAACTCCAGGTCGCCTGCGACGTCACCAACCCGCTGCTCGGTTCCGAGGGCGCCGCCGCGGTGTTCGGCCCTCAGAAGGGACTGACCGGCCCCGCCCTGGAGGCCGCGGACCGGGCCCTCGCCCGCTTCGCGTATCTCCTCGACCCGACCGGGGCGCTGGCCGCCCGCCCCGGGGCCGGCGCCGCCGGGGGCACCGGGTTCGCCCTGCAGGCTCTTGGTGCCGAGCACGTTCCCGGTGCGGACGCCGTGCTCACCGTGCTCGCCGCGGACGCCGCTCTCGACGACAGCCGGGCCGTCGTCATCGGGGAGGGGCGGCTCGATGAGCAGACGCTGCAGGGCAAGGGACCCGGTGAGGTCGCGCGGCGGGCACGGGCCCGCGGGCTCACGGTCCTGGCCGTCGCGGGCGCCGTGGCCCTCGACGAGGACACGCTGCGGCGCGCCGGCATCGACCGGACGTGGGACCTCACCGCGCTCGGCGGCTCTGTCGAGGCTGCCATGACGCGCGGAGCGGACCTGCTGACCCTCGCCGGCGAGCAGATGGCGAGGGCCCTCGCGTAG
- a CDS encoding TadE/TadG family type IV pilus assembly protein produces the protein MLAEDSGSMLVEFVALSVLLLIPMLYLVVSLGSAQAALFAADTIARDAARHHATAPDAQTATLREQQMTRQVLEDHGLPAGAATVEIICSDTPCSAPGGDVRAEVAVQVPIPGLGPVLGDGGPIRISATHLARVDLHRAAEGAAHEPPRPRHSAPRCSGPLCSRP, from the coding sequence GTGCTCGCCGAGGACAGCGGCAGCATGCTCGTGGAGTTCGTGGCACTGTCGGTGCTGCTGCTCATCCCCATGCTGTACCTGGTCGTGAGCCTCGGCAGCGCGCAGGCGGCGCTGTTCGCCGCCGACACCATCGCCCGAGATGCGGCCCGCCACCACGCCACCGCACCGGATGCGCAGACCGCCACTCTGCGTGAACAGCAGATGACCCGCCAGGTGCTCGAGGACCACGGCCTCCCGGCCGGGGCCGCGACCGTCGAGATCATCTGCAGTGATACGCCGTGCTCCGCCCCCGGGGGTGACGTGCGGGCGGAGGTGGCCGTGCAGGTGCCGATCCCCGGACTCGGCCCGGTGCTCGGTGACGGCGGGCCGATCCGCATCAGCGCCACCCACCTCGCGCGGGTGGATCTCCACCGGGCCGCCGAGGGGGCCGCCCATGAGCCGCCCCGCCCACGACATTCAGCTCCGCGCTGCTCGGGACCGCTGTGCTCGCGTCCGTGA
- a CDS encoding TadE/TadG family type IV pilus assembly protein: MRDERPRGGLHRRLIEDRGSAVVEFPLVAVVVLLIALATIQAALVLHTRNTLTDAAVHGARTAALVGNTPEDGEQRTRLLISQSLGAGYDAEVTARSSPEGRITVEVEAAVPLIGLIGPAGTLRVDGHATDEESW; the protein is encoded by the coding sequence GTGAGGGACGAACGACCCCGCGGGGGGCTGCACCGGCGCCTGATCGAGGACCGCGGAAGCGCGGTCGTCGAGTTCCCTCTGGTGGCGGTGGTGGTGCTGCTGATCGCCCTGGCAACGATTCAGGCAGCCCTGGTGCTCCACACCCGCAACACCCTGACCGACGCCGCGGTGCATGGGGCGCGGACCGCCGCTCTCGTCGGCAACACCCCCGAGGACGGAGAGCAGCGCACCCGGCTGCTCATCTCCCAGTCCCTCGGCGCCGGGTACGACGCCGAGGTCACTGCCAGGTCCAGCCCGGAGGGGCGCATCACCGTGGAGGTGGAGGCGGCGGTGCCGCTGATAGGGCTCATCGGCCCCGCCGGTACGCTCCGGGTCGACGGCCATGCGACGGACGAGGAGTCGTGGTGA